In the Pedobacter cryoconitis genome, ATAGCTTGCTCAGTTTTTAAATACGCAGGGGTTTCCAGCACCGGATCTGGTTCTGGGACAATAGGTTCATTTACTGAACTCCCTTTAAAAAGAAGATTAAAGATTTCTCTCCTGTCCATTTTTGGTTAGTTGGTTTTTGCGTAGTTAAACCCGTTTGTTAAGGATTACAAGGTATAAATTTTCCTTTCAAGCCAAGAAGCGACAAGCTCACAATTATCACGCAAACGTTTGCCTGGACAGAAACAGGAGGTTTGTGCAAGCACAATGCAACACACAAAAATCGTTTTATTCAAAAATCCAGGCTAAAAATCAGTTTTTATCTCCGAAATGCAACTCAATACTATAAATCCACTAAAAATACGTCTGATTTTCCTGTTTTTTTTGTTTTTGCTGATCAAAAGCAGCTATGAAACGTATCAAACGTTTGCGTGGATTTAAGCCCTTTCAAATTCGATACACAGGCGCATTGCTTTATACCTTCAATCATTCCTTTTGAAATAACTATCGGAGTTATCTTTTCAAAAGGACTACTAACCAAGTCTAAACCTTCATCTTGCATGACAAAACTCTACAAACCGATTAATCCGGGTTTAAACCGGGTTTTCCCACCGTCAGCGAAACTTAAGCAGTTTACGCTAAATCAATTAACTAAAGCGATTGCCATTTTAGCACTTATTTTATGTTCGACTATTACCTTCGCCCAAACTCCGGTTACCGGAAAAGTTACGGATGAACAAGGTCTTCCAATGCCTGGCGTTTCCGTTAAAGTTAAAAATACAGCAAATGGTACTATTACGGATGGCAATGGCCAGTTTGCACTCAAAGCAACAACCGATGTCACTTTAGAATTTACCTATATTGGCTATGTACAACAAACGGTTGCCGTAGCTGGAAAAAGTGTAATCAATGTAAGCCTTAAGCCTGATGCAAAGCAGATGGATGAGGTGGTAGTGGTTGGTTATACCGCAAAAAGCAAGTCACAAATTGTGAGTTCTGTTTCTACAGTATCTGCCAAACAGCTTTTAGATGTAACCAGTAATAGCGCCTCTTCTCTATTACAGGGAAAGGCAGCGGGTGTAGCAGTTTCTTCTTCTTCAGGACAACCAGGTACAACACCGAGTATACGCATCAGGGGTACAGGTACTTTTAGTGCGAATATGGAGCCGCTTACTGTTGTTGATGGTGTAATTGGTGGTACTGCCAATCCAAGAGATATTGAATCTATTACGGTCTTAAAAGACGCTGGTGCAACAGGCCTGTATGGTTCACGGGCAGCGAATGGCGTCATTGTAATCACTACCAAACAAGGTAAAAGTGGTAAAACCAGTATAAATTACAGCGGATCTTACGGGATCAATACTGCTTCTCAGGGTAATTTTCAATTGATGAATGGCCAGCAATTACTGGATTACAGTACCTATTTGTATACAAATGATTACAATGCAAAAAGGGCCAGCTTTATCAAACAACTTCAGGCGACTACACCTAACCCTACACCACAACAGATTGATGCCTACCTGACTTCAAAATCACTTCCGTTAACAAATGCTGAATATTTAGCCGGATTCCTGCCTTCCACTCCCGAAAATACAGACTGGCGAAAAGAAGCTTTTAAACAGGCTTACACCAACAGTCAGAATATCAATATTTCTGGTGGTGATGAAAAGACTCACTTTTATATAGGTGCTGATTATTACGATGAAAAAGGTACACTCGTTAACACAGGTTATAACAATATCAATTTCAGGGTTAATCTGGATCATAAGATTAATGACCGTTTTAAAATTACAACCAGAGTTAATGCAGGTTTCAGCAAAAGAACAGATGACCGTACCGGGGCACTTTATCAGGCCTATACCAATCTGCCATGGGATAGTCCTTACAATGCTGATGGAAGCCCAAGGTATATTGACAATGAAAGTCAATGGTATGGAAGGGATAAAACTAATTTCGTGTACCTGAATGATTATAATGTGGACAATGAAAGGGGCCAGACTTTAGCGGGAGATTTGAAATTAGAATATAAGATCACGGATTGGTTAAATTTCGCTACGTCAAATAGATATACCACAACGAATACCAGGAGAGAAATTCTGAATGATGCCCGTACCCCTACTGGAAAAGCCAATTCAGGAGAGCTTAGAAATTTATATAATTATTCAAACAGCGTTCTTACTTCCAATTTATTTAATGCAGCGCATAGCTTTGGAAAACATAACTTATCTGGAATAGCTGGCTTTGAGTATCAGCAAAATTATTTGGATAATATTGACGGAACTGGTTATGGCATTCAACCCGGTCTGGAAATTTTAAATTCAACTGCTACAGCCTATTTATTAAAAGGCGGAAAATCAAAAAGCCGTTTTATTTCTGAGCTTTTCATGGGTGATTACAATTATGACAACCGCTATTTTGGAACGGTGTCTATGCGGAATGATGGTTCTTCTAAATTCGGTGCAAATCATAAGTTTGGCTTATTCTACTCTCTTGCGGGCGGATGGTTGATTTCTAACGAGAAGTTCTTCAAATCCAGTGTGATTACGAACCTGAAATTACGTGGTAGTTATGGAGTTACGGGTAATACGCCAACAGGAGATTATAGCTCATTACCTTTATATAGTTTTGATGTTCAGTATGCAAATATTCCTGGTGGTTACCCTTCAGCAATCGCTAATCCTGATTTAACCTGGGAAACCCCTACCACCATCAATGCCGGGATTAATATCGGTTTCTGGAATAGAATTGAATTAAACGTTGATGTATATCAGCGTACCAATAAAGATCTGATCATTGCTGTACCACTTTCTGCCGCCTCTGGTTTTTATAGTTATTTGCAAAATATAGGTTCCGT is a window encoding:
- a CDS encoding SusC/RagA family TonB-linked outer membrane protein; the protein is MTKLYKPINPGLNRVFPPSAKLKQFTLNQLTKAIAILALILCSTITFAQTPVTGKVTDEQGLPMPGVSVKVKNTANGTITDGNGQFALKATTDVTLEFTYIGYVQQTVAVAGKSVINVSLKPDAKQMDEVVVVGYTAKSKSQIVSSVSTVSAKQLLDVTSNSASSLLQGKAAGVAVSSSSGQPGTTPSIRIRGTGTFSANMEPLTVVDGVIGGTANPRDIESITVLKDAGATGLYGSRAANGVIVITTKQGKSGKTSINYSGSYGINTASQGNFQLMNGQQLLDYSTYLYTNDYNAKRASFIKQLQATTPNPTPQQIDAYLTSKSLPLTNAEYLAGFLPSTPENTDWRKEAFKQAYTNSQNINISGGDEKTHFYIGADYYDEKGTLVNTGYNNINFRVNLDHKINDRFKITTRVNAGFSKRTDDRTGALYQAYTNLPWDSPYNADGSPRYIDNESQWYGRDKTNFVYLNDYNVDNERGQTLAGDLKLEYKITDWLNFATSNRYTTTNTRREILNDARTPTGKANSGELRNLYNYSNSVLTSNLFNAAHSFGKHNLSGIAGFEYQQNYLDNIDGTGYGIQPGLEILNSTATAYLLKGGKSKSRFISELFMGDYNYDNRYFGTVSMRNDGSSKFGANHKFGLFYSLAGGWLISNEKFFKSSVITNLKLRGSYGVTGNTPTGDYSSLPLYSFDVQYANIPGGYPSAIANPDLTWETPTTINAGINIGFWNRIELNVDVYQRTNKDLIIAVPLSAASGFYSYLQNIGSVKNKGIDIELSTKNFTGAFKWNTSFNIGFNKNRVTNLYLDQPVARFANQNITVGRDMNSWYTREWAGVDPANGDPLWYMTKADGTTTTTNNYNAAERRYVGTSSPKFTGGMGNEFTYKNFSLNTFFNFVYGSKIYNADREVFDADGAYPQYNSMLLKDGWNRWENSGDMATHPKAVVNGNKLSNKPSSRYLEDGSYLRLRNITLGYSFSDAITKRLKISNLRVYVSADNLVTFTKFSGMDPEVADLDPSTIFSTPNTSGVSGTKYPISKKILFGVNIGF